The following DNA comes from Falco naumanni isolate bFalNau1 chromosome 21, bFalNau1.pat, whole genome shotgun sequence.
TCTGCAAAAGAGTAGAcgaggaaggcagagaggtacTGAACAGTGGGGAAATGAAAGCTAGTATCCTATTAATGGTATTGATTaccatgactttaaaaaaaaacaaaaaaaaaatgagcattaCTCTTCAATTGGACCTTAGGTTGATGGGAAGATTCAATAGAAGTTCGGTATAACGTGACAGCCGGATCCCCAAAATTCCAAGTTAAATTGGAAGATTTAGTCTTTTATGAACTAGACCCACCCGGTCGACgagaaagaacaataaaacctttttatcTCTGCCCCAGTTCGAATCCAGGGAAAAGCTATTGCAATTTCCCTAATCACTATTACTGTGCATACTGGGGATGTGAAACCATAGCTTCAAACTGGGACGTagccattaaaaatagattCTTAACTATAACATGGGGACCCGGAGGATGCAATCCGCCAGCTCCTAGCTGGGATAGACACGTAGAGGACCCCCATCTTGGCAACTGTAAGCTTGTTATGTACTAGAAATCCTGCAGCCTAATGACCACGGATGGCTATTAGGACGAACCTGGGGAATAAGATATTGGGAACCTGGAGCTGCTAGAGGGGTCTCTTCTATCTAGTTCCCCCAGTCTCTCCCCAAAAGGCAAGTAGTCCTGCTCCTGGCAAAGTTTGATGGCCCTCCACTGAACTCGCTCACGGATGAAAGACCActctctcttgcactggggGCTCAAAATTATACCCAGGGAGCTGGACACAACCCAGGGACTGCCAGGTAGCAGCGTACAATCCCCTCCCTCAGTCCCCTGGCTATGCTGCTCTTCATACAGCCCAGGACACCGTTAACCTTCTCAGCCggcagggcaccctgctggctcattcTCAGCTCACTTTCTGCCAAGACCCTCTGGCTattcccagcaaagcagctctccagccaggcagctccagcacgTGCTGTAGCAAACGGTTGTTCCTCCTACTCTCCTTCCATGAAGGTACGCTTACCAGACTTCTTCTGTCACTTCACCAATGTTCACTCAggtcacaaacagaaaaatgcaggcagCTTCCTACCATGCAATTTGATATGCGCCATCACTCCCATCATGTAACATGGACACCACAATTTTGCTTAGAAGATAAGACTTAGATGTGGATGCAGGAGAGCTGTGACACCTcccctgtgcacagcacaggctgaatGACCAGCTTTTCTGGTCAACTGTATCTGCCTGAAAACTGGATATTTACTGCAGGTCGATACTTGAGCGTATTCAGGCGAGGGAACAGCTGGGGAAATGGTAGGTGAAGAACTAATTGCTTAGTGAAAAGGCTGCTTATTCCgtctgacgtgcggaattaaaCTCTGTAACTCGGGGTAAGTTATAAAGCGGGGTGTTTATTGCGGTGCCGGGTGCAAGGGGGGTcgctcctcctaacttgcacacgTAGTTTTACTCACGATACTTATTTACACAGTGAAGTTGGTTAGTTCTGCCCAAAGCCTACACCTACGAGATAATTATGGGTTAGTTGCCTTCTCGCTGCAGTTTAAAGgtagagttcattttaaatttcctCCCCATGCTCCCCGGGCGGGGGGGTTCACTCTCTTCGGGgggccatttgagtaggaggtcggGATCTCCCCCACCACAGTGATTGTACCCCGGTGTCCTTGAGCCTTACCCCTTCAGCAGCccgttttcttccagcagctcgcAGGCCCCCGCCAGAGGCTCCGTATTCACAGGCCGGTGGGGctcagctccccctgccctggctgccccccgaGGCGCTGAGCGGgcgagccccagcccctctctgcaggcagggaggctcctgcccgcctgccggtggctgctggccccggggcggctcctgcctgcagcccggcTTTCGGGGGGCACCGCGCTGCCTGGGGTcgggggggcacagccctgagcGCTACAGCTTGCCTACCGGCAGGCAGAGCCGCTCGGCGTTAAGGCCAGCGTAGTTTTTGCGTGTGTTTGGTCGTGATTTGGCTTCCGGAGAATAATGCTTTTGAGGTATGATGGCATGAAATCATGATTGAAACAGAGCAGGCATCTGCAGGAGAAATACCAGCTTGGGTGTAAGTCGGTGAACTGTATTGCCTCTCCCCAGCATTACCGTTGTTCGTTGTTGGAGGGAAATCGGTCGTGACAGAGGTATTGTTAGAGTTTACCTGTCCAATGAAATGCCAGAGACTGGCCaattagaaaatgtgatttattaaagcaagcgacaagtaagcaaaacagcgctgggcggccggggagtctcctgctccaccaaCGGCGCGCAAATTCAAGCAAGCTGAGCAAATTCAAGCAAGCTCTTTCACTCACTCTTTGTTGCGGATGTCTTCAGTGAGCTGAAGGCTCTCCCTGTCATGGGCACTGTTGTTATGCTCCAAGGACACCGTGATTGTGGTGTTGATTGGTTCCGGCCCAAGCTCAACTATAAAGTGCCGACTCGAGGGAGGAAACTAGCTGTTAACTTGTCCTGCGATGGAGACATCAACAGAAGTGCCTCGGCTCCTCAGCATGTGACCTCTACTTGGGAGGACTATGTCTGGTTTCAAGCACCAGCGGCGCTCAAAGGCTTTCACGAATGACCCACACTCTGTAGAACTTTAATGGAATATCGAATAACCTTTGGTGCCGCTTTAAGCGATAACTTTATCAAATACAACTGTGTATTCTTGTCTGTCTGGATCCTTTATTCAGGGTGTCTACTACCTTCCTGTAGTTCAACCGTGTCCATCTGTTTTCATCTCCTGAATGGCTGTTGAAAGCAATTACCCTTTAAGGCACAGCTGCACAAAGATACAGTGATTCTTTGGGGACCTGAGTTATGGTACAGGAGACTAATTGGCGCGTTGGGAGTAAAACTTTCCTGCTGTGTACTTGCTGAACTGGCAAATACTGGATAAACCTTTTCCCTCCTGAGTTTTAATGTGGCCATTACTAAATTAGCTGATTGCTTGGGACTCTCTCTGGGTAATGTACATGACTATTAATACACTTGGCCTTTACTAAAAAGGCTATAGCCATTCTTACCCGTAAAAGGAGACCTTTGTAGTCTGATCAGGCTTGAGTGAGTACTCGAGTGTTTGCCTATCTATTTGATAAAATTAGACTTCTCTATAACTCAATTTCAGTTACTTAATAATCCAAACAAAGAGTGGGACTTCTGAGTAATTGGGAGGTCTTGTACTGGTGACAAAAAGAGATTGATTGGCCCTGTGGAAGTGGGGAAGCAcgtcttcctatttttttactAACCTTTAGCCCAACAGCCTTGACGGTCAGTTAGATATACAGTTAGAACTAAAAGCAAGCGGTTTCTGCTCTAACCCTCTTCAGAGGAAGTAGgactgcggcgaatgaagagacgggacgcagcttgatgcaagcaaatgtcaatgtattgtacagaagcacgaggttttatacactttcagaagctgcgcgtttgaaacagattggttcttgaagctaagccttgcatactaggcaatccccgattggtggttagctgccatcaattaacagcaaggtgttacctttccttggcgccatccgtctcccactcccctgtgctctgcaaacacgcctcatcatgttaatcCTTGTccagacaagctcgagcacattcccctcagcaaacggattgccacgcatggtcctagtttccagcccgctcctgcatctcccccttcctgttgcacaaaaagaacctttgaaaccgaacgagtaaaaacaaggtataagtaatagaacaaataaaaaaccaactgagacatattatcagtgtcaaaataacccgctgtctctgttccgtacaatttgACAATtgcccctttttgtttttgaacagctaggaccaggtttgccatgttctgcagggcccttgcaaacatgacagcaaccaaggtaatagcaaacaaacaatactgccagttgagtgaatggatgccaaaaaagactgaaattttctcagattttgataccatgttgctgcaatggggcgcctaaaatccccgcagcacataccatccaaatcctcacagccatgtccttgaaccaacaacaaaaagcagtggcaattttgactcacatgcttaactgcctaccaaacaaggtgatttaactctttaatgctttccctgctgttactccggataagagaagaaccgctgcgacacgttcccatcatagcctcctactacatatagcatctacagaaagacaatgatcgacattcaaagtgtaaacagtatcatcttcttttggattaacattatacataggtggaagggcacaccaaaaaagaactggttcagtcaaaaagttcgaaacatagtgtgccttctctgaacatacctctggggtcattcccttcgttccctctttttttatgcaaagagaaacacttccaccaaaacagagaagcccctatttacatctctgagcccggacacaaaccgcagctgtatgcgccaccaggctcagggcaggaatcattcatgccGTTGCacagctatatatctctacaagcatgcagacacctattaaacactagataaccatgtttatctttcctattctccttcacaatacctagctgtttCTCCCAttagtttccagcccgctcctgcataGGACTCCTGCCCCAATATGCTAGCTTGTTCTCACTTAAgacaacaacaataaaagttagtttcttgcttgcttttactTCTAAGTCTTAGACTCTTCAATGTTTATGAAATGTGAAGAGGCGGTGAGGCGAGTGTGATCAAGTTCAGCACTATCTTTACTTGTCAAACTCCTGTTCAAAGTCAGAAGGTATTACTTGGGAGCAGAACTTGAGCCCTTTCTTCTGGCCTGGTGTCTAGTGCAGaatgggagaaggagggagggtgAGAAACACTTGAGAGCTTTGAACAGTGTGTCAAAACTAGGTGTCTGCTGGACTTAACCTTCAGTCAGCTACTTAGAAGTGTCTGTAATGTAGTGAGCTTAACAGCTCCAAACAGCCCTATCCCATTTGAAGAGAAACTCGAGCCTACTGGTAGCAAGGTTGCTTGCAGCTTCTTGCTAGCAAAAATTGCACGATGGTGTGATAAGAATCGTTTTGAAATGAGGGTAAAGGTTGAAGTAACCTGCTACGCTTGGTGCATATTTTAACTTTACCATTTGGAATGGAATGATAAAGAACGAAGAGGAAATTAAGTTGGTATTTTTGAGCTTGGAGCACACTAGGAACGCTGTCTCTGCCTTGTTATCCATTAAACATCTGTTTACATAGTGTAGTAGCTGCTAAAGCTAGCCGTAGGGGGAAAACCTGTTAGAATGAAGAAAGCTGCCTTGTGTGCAGCTGCCCACTTGAATATGTAATTCCTGGTCTCTTGAATGAAACATAACTTGAACGTAGGAGTGTTTGTGCTCAGGAGATCAAAACCCTTTACACTTCCACCAAAGCTGCTTGTGATGCATATTTCAGACGCTAGCACTCGAGTGtttaaagaagcttttaaacAGAAGCCTTCGTTCTAAGGATCAAGGGGCTGGTTTCTTTCTACTCTCTTCCCCAGATGAGTGCAGTGTTACTGCAGTAAACCGTTCATGTATTCTGTTACACTTGAACTATGAGTGCAGCAATGATACGGTGCCGGGAGTGAAAGAAGACAAGTTgcttattttggggttttttcttttattctttagaaaagctttaGAGCTTCATTAACAATTTTAGTACTGTAATGattatcaaaatgaaatgttgttttctctATGTGATTACATTGGATTTATTTGATCCCTCAAAGTAAAGGTTCTGCTGGTGGCAGAACAACTTGCTTCTGTTCTATATATGTATCTAAAGTGCATGTTCACAGCTGTTCCACCTTTCTGACAAAGTGCATGATGTCTTGTGCCAGAAGCTTTGGTTCctcaaaggcagcaaaatgcCCTCCACGTGGCATGTAAGAGTAAGTGATGATGTTCTTGAAGACCTCCTTTGCCCAGACCCGTGGTGTATGTACTAGCTCCtgaggaaaaagctgcagtCCCTGTGGGAACATACACTGCAAACCTAGAGGACATTAACTAAGTGCCTTTTTGAAAAAAGTCCTGGGGAAATTCTATAAAAACCTCCTGACTCTAGTAATTGCCACAGTCAGCTGGCAGAGCTTCACCGCAGCGACACATTTTGTGGTTTGTACTCTGCTGAAAAGCTTTGCTTGTATTTGAGTCTCCTTGAGTATGAGAATATTATACCCAAAAACGTAAAGTAGAGCCAACTTCGCACACGGTTCAATCTTGAAACgtttcctatttttaaacttaccttgttttacagttttgcGATAAATGGCAAGACGCATCACCTCTTTGTGACAGTCAGAAATGAGCCTGCTCAAGTTTACTTTAGAATTTATAGTACCAGCGTAACGAATGAGTTGAGGAAAGGTAAGCTGGCTCGGTCTACAAAGGAAAAGACTCTTCTATTTGTTTGTGTGATCAATCACATGGAATTCCgttctgcagcattttctggtCAGCCTCTCTTATAGTCATCGTAAAGTCAGTGGCTGTTAGAAGGTGCTTGGTTTGTTAGAAGGTACTGCTCTCCAAATTGCTTCCCCAAGTTTGTGCTTAACACTTGTAGTCGTTAGTTTTATCCACCACTAAGCCGTATGCTTCCTAATTCAGTTTAAACGTCTCTCTTGGAAATGctcctgattttctgttttgttttaactgaacTGAGCCAGAGATCACATTTGTTTGGTGACTAAGTATATAGACCTGTAGTTTGAACACAAGACTGAATATAGTTTGATATGTCCGCTGCATTGTCTTGGCTACAAGCTACTTTGTGTGAATTACaggttcaaaagaaaaatgactcaactatttttatcaaaagaaaataagaacttagattattttttttaacaacttaaGTTTGCTGTTTTAAAGTAATCTAAATGTTTATACAGGCAAACGTGGTTCAATCTCATTTGCAAATCTTTCTTACACCTACCACTTCATTACCTGGCATCACCTGTTAGACCAGGGTCCTTGGAGATGTTCTCCTTGTAGAATCGCATTGAGGACACAATGGAGGATGTCACGCAATAAATCATCACATTGGCCAAAAGCTCATCAAGAGTGTATTTGCTATTGatagaaaaagatgaagacGTTTCATTGGAAGCTGTTTCTCAATACGCTATATTGGGCTCATGCCCTGAAGAACAGTTGTTCTTGTTCTCCACTTGTTTTCAAGCAGCAAATTAATTGGCACCCATGTGCCCAGAGCAAAACTGCCCGGTGCTGAAGCAGTAGTTTGCAGGCGGTCTGCTGTAAGTTTACACTACTACTTGTCATGTGTAACCTTTCATGCTCAAAATTCAGCTTTGGCCAGTCTTTTACCTATCTCCTCATTAGTTACCATTGCTCATTCTTTTAATGAGTCCTCTCATGGAAGAGCACCTGTTTTCTTACCTTTCCAAGCCTCCATCATCTTTATGCAGAAATGATTTATCTCTCCAGGTAGAGAATTTTTCCAATATATATGCAGCAAGCCCCACAGGGGAGTCATTCAGTCCACAACCTAATTCAAGAGAAGAAGAGAACCATTGCAGTTGCCTGGCATTGCAAATACTTCAGTGGGAGTTAAACTGGACTTACATCAATTCTTCAGAGTTTTCTATGAGAATTCAGTAAAGAGTGCGTTTTACTAGCCCTGGTAGTACTTTATTCTTGAAAAGTTCACCCCAATGGAATTTTGGCTATAACTGACAGCACTATAAAGTTGAGCAATTCctatacaaaagaaaataggagTTAAGAAAATCCTCTGGGCTTCTTGGTAATGTGTGGCAGAAAGAGCAAATTCAGATGTAAAGGGATTacactctgaaaagaaatttcagataaACTGTTTGGGAGCACTGTCCTGCTTAGGATGGCTAACTGGGACCCTGAGTGCTGTTCACTTTCTATGTAATTTAAACAACAGTGGAGTGTTGTGTATCTGCTatctgctcctgcctttgggGAATGCTAACAAACATTATAAACACAGCATATTATATCTGTGTTTTAACCTGTAAAACGGGTGGGGATTACTTCAGCAGTGGTAGAGCTTGCCTTGGGAAAATTCCTGTGCCACACTCCAGGCTGTAGTTTTACAGTATCCATAGAATTGCCTACTCTCAAGTGTATTTTAGTGTGACTTTAGCACTGAATGACTGCGTAGAAGATGATGCACAATGTGATTTCAATTTAATAGTGGACATAGTTAATGCAAAGTAAGTTTGTGCATTGGCACAACAGTTTCCCTGTGCTGTCAGGCCTAAAGTGATTTGCTACACATCAAAGTCATGTAAATGCTTTGACCAGCAAAGGTAGGGCAGGCTAAAATGTGCCAGCTAACATATGACCCGTCTGGAGGTGAGCATTTTCTGAGCTGAAAGCTGTCTCCGAATCACTGTATTCAACTTTCATGGACTGGATGCTCAGAAATACCAGTCTTGTTTGCAGCTTACTAATGATTCAACCTGTACACATCTTAGGTACCACAGCTTCTGGTGAGTGAAAATACTGTAGCTTTGCTTTAAACCTGCCTAATGAGAACTAAACTGataatatagatattttttgaGACTAAGCAgggaatatgtattttttccccctatttattttctgcctttcacagtGTGCTACAAAAtccctgctcttctttttttccaggttaaaGAGTCCTAGACTATGTACAGTGCTTGTAGGGAAGCTGCTTGGTCACTTTAGggttctttttctccccttcttgtATTCTTTtgattataaaatatattaatgaaacAGGGGTGGAACAGATTCTAAATATCATGGATTTAGTGTTTTGTCTTactctctttttgctttctttaagagTTTGTAAGATTCTCTTAAAGTCTGAGCTGGCTGACGTTTCAAAGCACTGTCCTTGACTCTTGGATTCTCTCACATAGCAGCAACCAAACTAGAGCCCATtgtgattttcttcctctgcttaaATTGCTTTGGACTTTGTTGACATCAGTTTTTATTGGCCAGTTTAATCAACCAGTCACTTAACTGCAGAGAGTTACAAAACCATTTATCTTTAGATTAAACCAAACCCTGGATAGGTGTCAGATTTTCACTTAACCATTCACTTTTATCTGTAGAGAAATTAAGATCATATTGAAAGGTACGGGTGCCAGCACAGATTTTTGTGATACTCTCTCTCCCCTGGAACTTGCTTACTTATTTATATTCATGAATTCTCATGTTAACTAGTTATTAACCCATGAacttaatctttttcttaagGCAGTTTAATGTCTTTAAGAACACTGGGGGAAGGAACCTCAACAAAACTTTTCTTGGAAATTAAATATGTTCCATTACTAGATCCACAGCTTCTTGATCCTGCCAGAGCTCTGATATTTGAAGCATGATTTCCCTGTGATATTATCACCTGTAAATgaattctccttttaaaaacatttctgctagTTTTCTGATCAGACACTAGACATActggtctttgtttttctgggggCTGTCTTCATTGTTtggcttttgaaaagaaaacccaaaaaaaccccaacctggTATCTGGTTtgtctccttttatttctctgatatTGCAATCAGTTCAAGCAACAGACTAGGCATTAGCTGACGTTTCACTTTgagtttcctcttttccagttaAATGCCAGGATGGGGTGCTATTCCTTCTATGGTCTCCGTACCTGATGCCAGTCTgagacagctctgctgtctttcCTGATGAGGGTTTATTTCAATAAAGGAATACCCCATAATCTTTGATAATATTATACAAATAAATCATGTAACTTTTCTGAGATGGCCATACCTTTCTTCAGACTCCTTATCTACTGGTCCCACTACATCATGCTTCTGGCTTCAGGTATTATGGCTGTGTCTACCTTTCTGCAAGTTTCACATTGCACTTGCTtatggtatttttcttgttttcacccACATTTATTTCTAGAAGCTTCAATGTCAGGGTCCTGTGCTTTACTTTAAGAGGCTTTTTGCAAAGGGTTTCTTTGCCATAGAGAAGTGGTATGCCATTTAACAGACCTTGAAAAGTGATATTTGTAGTCTCCGTCTTTTTTTAAGCGGTtccttttcacttccttttacACAGCTCTTGTCCCCATGTCTTGCATTCAGTCACCAGAATTCATTGCTTCTCAAACATGGTTGGCTTTTGTTCAACTATGTGTTTATACGCCTTAAGCAGTCAGTATACAAAGTTCATAGTGATATAGAGAAGGTTCATTACCTGCAGTGTCTGGTTTGGTGGCTTGGATGTGTAAGTATCCAGACTCTCGCAATAGTTCATGTATATTCTTCTGGATGAAAGGATACATACGTCGAACATCTTCCCTAGTAAAGCCTATGAGCCATGGTATATAAGCCCCAAGCATCACGGAAATCATCCTTCTCAAACCTTCTCTGCCAGCGAAGATAAGATTCACAGATCTGAAATCAAGTTAATGAATAGAAGGTTAAATCAagccattttctgtttccaaattttctagaaaataagtCTGACGGGAGCTGTAATAGAAGCATTTCACTAAGCCAAATACATAAGCCCTTCACATTTATCGtgatttccaaaaaaatttGGGAGAGTTAAAAATGGTACAGCTGGTGCCATCTCCATCCAGGAAAGTCCTATACTTCGTGGTACTGATCAGCTGCTGAAAGGCTgagctccttccttttctccctgccaattttaaatttatctcCTTCCTGATTTAGAATGATGATCCTTGAGGTCTCAaatcaaaatgcagcagagcttACTTCCATGCCTAGTGAAAGAGAAGCCAAACAGCACtccatttttctctgtacaACTCTTCCCTAGATAagggaggccaacagcatcctggcttgtgtcagaaattgcgtggccagcaggacaagggcagtgatgcTGTACCCACCACTGGTGTGGCTGCACCTCGAATACTGTGTTCggttttgggcctctcactacaagaaagatgtgtccaaagaagagcaacggagctggtgaagggtctagagaacaagtcctatgagaaacagctgaggcaactgggcttgtttagtctggaggaaagGGGGGCTTGGGGGAGACCTTCTTGCTCTCTAAAACTACAGGAAAGGAGGTTGTAacaaggtgggtgttggtcactttttcccaggtaacaagtgagaggatgagaggaaatggcctcaagtcgtgccaggggaggttcagatgggatatcaggaaaaatttcttcactaaaaggtttgtcaagcattggaacaggctgcccagggaagtggtagaggtatttaaaaggtgtgtagatgtggcacttagggacctggtttagcagtggacttggcagtgttaggtttatggttggactcaatgatcttcaaggtcttttccaacctaaatgcttctatgattctatgaaatttaGAAAGCGTGAGAATGCAAATACCACTGTCAATGCAAAGCACGTGAATATGACTGAATGCACAGGGGTGGGGATACccctggagaaaacaaagcagaaggcGATGAGAGGCAGGGCAAACAGAAGGCAGGACCCGGACCGTGGAGCCAGAAGGTAGGGTAAGAACTGGAGAAACCTTCTCTGCACTGATTCCCTTTGCTACTCACTGTGGCAGCATCTGGGCCATGTTTGTGGTAATAAGAGATCCCCAGTCTTCTCCCTGTAGGTAGTATTCTTTGGAGCCCAATCTATTCATCAGCTTATGAAATTTCCGAGCAGTTGCTTTGCTGTCAAAGCCTGTAGgtaaagagaaacagaggaaaccTGTTTGTCTTGGTGTATCATCCCCTGGCCAAAGATCATGGTCTGACAGAGGCACATGTTTATGCTGCTGTGTAAAGGCACAGTGTGCtatgctgctctgccttgctcctTGGCAATACAGTGAACACAAGATGGAAATTCAGTGGAAAGTGGATAAAGTGGAT
Coding sequences within:
- the LOC121080178 gene encoding LOW QUALITY PROTEIN: epoxide hydrolase 1-like (The sequence of the model RefSeq protein was modified relative to this genomic sequence to represent the inferred CDS: deleted 1 base in 1 codon) — encoded protein: MVHGWPGSFYEFYKTIALLTEPAEHGLNEGDMVFEVICPSIPGYGFSEAPHQKGFDSKATARKFHKLMNRLGSKEYYLQGEDWGSLITTNMAQMLPQSVNLIFAGREGLRRMISVMLGAYIPWLIGFTREDVRRMYPFIQKNIHELLRESGYLHIQATKPDTAGCGLNDSPVGLAAYILEKFSTWRDKSFLHKDDGGLESKYTLDELLANVMIYCVTSSIVSSMRFYKENISKDPGLTGDARFAVYVPTGTAAFPQELVHTPRVWAKEVFKNIITYSYMPRGGHFAAFEEPKLLAQDIMHFVRKVEQL